DNA from Evansella sp. LMS18:
TTGTACTAAACGGAGAGAAATACGAGAACCTTGTTGGTCCCCTGCCCCGTACGCCTTACAGAGAAGGGCTGAAGGAAACAATAAGCTGGCTGAAGGAAAAGGAAGCTGAGACCGCGGCAGTTTAATAGATTATTTTTGGAAACACGTTTCCCAGGTTCAAATATCGGATATTATTTTTCTAACAGCATTATAATCTGGCTGTTCCGGGTTCCCGCAGTCACTTTCTGTCGAGGAGGTATGACATTTATGATCCGGAAATTATGGCGCGAAGGAAATGTGCTCACGTTTAAAGCTGCTGGTACGATGACAGAGGAAGATAATGAAAAAGCTTTTGATGAGATCAGAAAAGCGATTCGCCAGCATGGTAAGGTGAACCTGATTGTATGGCTCCCTGAAATGGCAAAGCCGGAAGCGTCGGCTGTTAATAACAGACTTCGTTTTGCCAGGGAACATGGTGGTGACATTGAGCGGTATGCTATTGTTGGAGACCAGAAAACGGTAAAACTACTCTCATCCGTTGCTGACAAGATTACGGACATGGATCTTCAGTACTTCCCTGAAGATGAAGAGGAAAAGGCCAGGGAATGGGTTCTTGAAACTCAACAAAGGTCACAGTAAGGAATTTGTACCTCCAGTATAGCTGGAGGATTTTTTGTTTTTAAGAGTGAATGAATTTTATATATAGACTTTGCATAAAAAAAGACGAACATTACTTTTCGATTGCAGCGTAAGACGGCGACTCTGGCGGGAAAAGCATGAGCTGGAAATCCATTTTTGCCGGCGTTCAGCCGTCAAAAATTAGTTGAAGCCGTGCCCGCAGAACGCGTCCGTCTGCAGCGTATATCGATAGGAAAATGTTCGTGTTAATGATGGAAATCTTGAATTATGCAATGATTCGAGTGAGGAAAAAGCTTTGATTCCTCATGGATAAAGGAATTTCCTAATGGAAAAGGCTGATCATTCCCATTTTGCAGGAAATTCCAGGGCAATCGAGAATATTACATATAATGGAGATATTGTCGAAAACAATCATACTTACAGGGGAGAGTGCCCAGGGATGGAGGTTTAGATGGAAGAGAAAATCACTATAAAAAAAATAATATGGCTGGAATACTGGCGGATAGAAGAACAGGAGGCTCTGCTGGAGGATATGGCCCGGCAAGGCTGGCAGCTTACAGGGGTGAATTACCGGTCTTTTATCTTTGAAAAAAGCAGTCCTGCTGATACACGTTACCGTATCGGCTATACTAAAAAGGATGAAAAATTCGATGAGAGAATGGCAGAGTACGAGCAGGAAGGCTGGGAATACATCCCTTCCAAAGGGAATCTGCGAATATTCCAGGCTATGGAAGACAAAGAACCAGACAAAGAACGTAAGTATCAGGCAGGTGAGTGGAAACTGCTGAGGAAAGACCTCTTGATACAGGAGGTACCACTCCTTCTTCTTACGTTTCTTTCTGTTGCCCTTTTAGTGTACAGAGTTTTTCAATGGCCTGCCGAGGCCTTCCTCACTGATGCTGTACTTGCAGCACTATTAATTAATCTTCTGTTAGCCGGCACCTTTCTTTCAAGGCTTATTGGCGCCTATTCCTATGTATCAAGCCTTATAAAACGGCTGGAATCGTGCAATTCCCCTCCTCATGGCCAAGATTATAATAAGACGTTCTCCCGAAACAGAGCCATCAGTATTGGTGGTGCGTTAATTGTCTTTCCTGTCCTGGTTATTGTGTTCGGGAATCTTGCCGTTTCGTATATAACGTCACCTCCTGGAGTACCTGAGGGAGCAGAACTTCCTGTTCTTCAGCTGGCGGACATCATTGAAGAAGACCTTGTGCCATACATAAATGAAGGAGAGGAAGAAAGCTTTTACAGGGAGAGATGGGGGATTATAGTACCTGAGCAGTACTCGCTAAGGGAAAGTGTTTCCGACCCGGATCATGACTGGGAGCCCGGAAATTCAGGTACCTCTTATTTGTGGTCATACCGCTATACCGCGAGAACAGAGCGGCTGAGCGGGAGACTTGCCGAAAGCATGGTGGCAGAGTACAGCCGGCATAGTCCCCTGGAAGACTATGAACCTATGGAAAGTACTGATTTCGAGGACTTGTGGGTTAGCGAAAATCACCTCATGTCGGCTGTGATTGCCAGGTCAGGGAGAGATGTTTTTTATGTGCAGTATTCCGGGGATGAGCCGGTTAATATTCTTGCAGATAGTATTGCAGAAAAACTTCAGGAATAGTATCTGAAGGATATGGACAGCTCATCAATCAGCCATTTTCCTGTTATCTTTCTTATTATACTGGTAATGCAAGCGTATCCATATTGCTTGCTCAATTGCTATAGTACCAATATAATGGGAAATTATCAGAATACATACATACAGGAGGGATACAGATGATTTCTGCAACTTGGAACTGGCTGTGGGAAAAACATGATCAGACAAAAGATCTTCTTACTTTTTTCGTAAAGCCAAATAAGTCAAGAATAAGCAAGTCGGGAAGCTCCTGGCAGTCGTCCTCAGCAGGTAATGATAATGGAGACGGGAATAAACGGAGTTATAAAACGCCTCAGCTTATCGGCCTGTTTTTAGGTCCGCTTTTATTTATTTTGACGCTAATGTTTTTCGCCCCGGAGGGCTTGTCTCCGGAAGGGCGGGCGATTCTGGCGAGCACCCTCTGGATTGCCGTCTGGTGGATTACTGAGGCCATTCCAATACCGGCTACTTCATTACTTCCGGTTATCCTGTTTCCTCTTACCGGAGGGCTTAATATTGGAGAGACAACATCGGCATACGGGAGTGACACGATATTCCTGTTTATGGGCGGGTTCATGATCGCGCTGGCAATGGAAAAGTGGAACTTACATAAACGTATCGCTCTGACAATTATTTCTGTTATCGGAACGAACACGGAAAGAATCATACTTGGTTTTATGGTTGCGACTGGTTTCCTTTCCATGTGGATATCCAATACAGCAACCGCAATGATGATGGTGCCGATTGCCCTTGCTATTGTTTATCAAATCTCTGAAGCTTTGAAAGACGATCCGTCAGTCGATACCTCAAAAGAAAACTTCGGTTTCGGTAAGGCGATGATGCTGAGTATCGCGTATGCCGCATCTATCGGCGGTGTGTCCACACTCATCGGAACCCCTCCGAATACTTTGTTCGCAGGAGCTGTGCAGGAAATTTACGGCCTGGAGATTTCTTTTGCCGGCTGGATGATGTTCGGTGTCCCATTTGCCTGGATTTTCATTTTGCTTGCATGGGCATATCTTGTAAAAGTGGCTTATCCTATGAAACTGAAGGAGCTCCCTGGAGGCCAGAAGGTGATCCGGGAAGAAAAAGAGAAGCTTGGAGCAGTAACATATGAACAGAAAGCTGTTTTTATCATATTTGTCCTGGCGGCTTTCGCATGGATCAGCCGTACCTTCATACTTAATGATATCAATGAAAATATTAATGATGCCATCATCGCGATGACAGCGGCGCTAATATTATTCATCATACCTGCTAAAACGAAGAAGGGCGGACACCTCCTTGACTGGAATACAGCTGTAAAACTGCCTTGGGGAATCTTGCTTCTTTTCGGTGGAGGTCTTGCCATTGCTGCCGGCTTTACGGCTTCGGGGCTTTCTGAGTGGATCGGCGGCCAGCTTACAGCACTTGAAGGTGTCAATATGCTGATCGTGCTTATACTGGTTGCTGCCCTGGTGATATTCCTCACAGAAATTACATCCAACACAGCAACTGCTTCCATGATGTTCCCGATTATGGCGTCTCTTGCGGTCGCGTTAGGGGTACACCCATACGGTCTGATGGTTACAGCGGCTGTTGCTGCATCCTGTGCCTTTATGCTTCCGGTTGCAACACCGCCGAACGCGGTAGTGTTCGGTTCTGGGTACTTACGCATACCAGACATGGCAAAAGCAGGTGTCGCACTTAACTTCGCAGGTGTTATTTTAATCGCAGCTGCAGTTTATTTCCTGCTGCCTCTTGTGTGGGGCATTAATTTAACCGATGTGCCTGCTTTCGCAGAGTAATAGTTTGCCAGATTAAAAAATAATATAAGAAAAGAAGACACAACATCCCCCAGGAAACGGGGGATGTTTTTTTCATAGCAAAAGCGGCTTACAGGGAAATGTAAGAGCTAACGCTGGGGGAAACAGGCAAGATAGCTGTTTTGCCAGTTCTCTATAAGGGTACTTCAATTAAAAAGAGGTCGCAGTTCCGGAAGAGGGAACATGAGTCTTTTTTAACGGGAACTGCTTTACCGGCTAAACTTAAAGAACCGATAGGAGAGTTAGCATGGGAAAAATTACACTATTTCCACTTACTGCTGTAATTCTTGCTTTTGTTTTATTAACAGGCATAACAGGGACTGTTTCCGCGAATGAAGATACCCCCACAGCTGAGGAACTCCTGCAAAATTCTTATGAGGCGATGGAGGACCTCAATAGTTTTTCGACGAGGATTGCAATGGAGCAGTTGTTTCTTACAGCTGGCCAGGAGGAACCAATACATACGAAATCGCTGATTGAACAGGACGTAGTTGCAAATCCCTTTAACATGTATCAAAAGACGGAGAATGCCGCAGCACCTGATGCCGGGATAGAAGAGGATACGGTGACAGAGGCTTACTGGACAGAGGATGCTATTTATCAGCAGGATCCTGATGGGTCCTGGATAAAGATCAGTAATGAAATTACAGGTGCCCCTTCTGTTAATTTCGTGGAAAACCCGGCAGACGAAGCCAGGCATATGGCAGGGCTCAGCGACAAAATGTCTGTTTATGAAGAAGACGGCTATTATATTCTCGTTTTCGATGGCAGCGGGGAAGAGTTTTTAAATAATACACAGGAAGCATTAGCGGCAATGGAAGATGAAGTATATGGGGATATTATGGCAGGCACCATGGAAGGGATGACCATCGATACTCTGGATTATCAGATGATAATTGATAAAGAGTCACATTTCCTTTCCTATGTAACAATGGAAATGGAAATTACGATGGAAACGGAGGCGGGCTCTGAGCAATCGAAGCAAAGAACGAGCACAGAGTATATTAATTTTAACGGACTGGATTCCATTTCGCTTCCTGATCAGGTGGAGGAGGAAGCAGTGGATTTGGATGAATTAATTAAGGAAGAAACTGATGGGGCTGGTGAAGCAGCCGCTGGTACAGCTCCTGATAATGATGATGAAGGGGTGAGCAATAATATCGGGGAAGCGGCGGCAGCTGGAGAAAATAAGAAGGATGTTAACGAGGAGGTAAAAGATGCACAAGCAGCCGACGCCAATGCTGAAAATGTGGATAATGAGGCGGAAGTGAGCGAAGCAGGTTCTGGAAGTAAAGAAACAGCTTCTGCTTCAGTTTCATCGGAAAAGGGAGAAGAAGCAGAAACTGAAACTGCCTCTGGCAGCGATGCCTCTGCCACTAATGCTCTCTACCCTGTCGGCCTCCTTGCAGGTATATTGTTTGCAGGTATTGGCGGAGCGATTTTAGTAGCCCGTAAAAAGAGGG
Protein-coding regions in this window:
- a CDS encoding DASS family sodium-coupled anion symporter, which translates into the protein MISATWNWLWEKHDQTKDLLTFFVKPNKSRISKSGSSWQSSSAGNDNGDGNKRSYKTPQLIGLFLGPLLFILTLMFFAPEGLSPEGRAILASTLWIAVWWITEAIPIPATSLLPVILFPLTGGLNIGETTSAYGSDTIFLFMGGFMIALAMEKWNLHKRIALTIISVIGTNTERIILGFMVATGFLSMWISNTATAMMMVPIALAIVYQISEALKDDPSVDTSKENFGFGKAMMLSIAYAASIGGVSTLIGTPPNTLFAGAVQEIYGLEISFAGWMMFGVPFAWIFILLAWAYLVKVAYPMKLKELPGGQKVIREEKEKLGAVTYEQKAVFIIFVLAAFAWISRTFILNDINENINDAIIAMTAALILFIIPAKTKKGGHLLDWNTAVKLPWGILLLFGGGLAIAAGFTASGLSEWIGGQLTALEGVNMLIVLILVAALVIFLTEITSNTATASMMFPIMASLAVALGVHPYGLMVTAAVAASCAFMLPVATPPNAVVFGSGYLRIPDMAKAGVALNFAGVILIAAAVYFLLPLVWGINLTDVPAFAE
- a CDS encoding DUF2812 domain-containing protein codes for the protein MEEKITIKKIIWLEYWRIEEQEALLEDMARQGWQLTGVNYRSFIFEKSSPADTRYRIGYTKKDEKFDERMAEYEQEGWEYIPSKGNLRIFQAMEDKEPDKERKYQAGEWKLLRKDLLIQEVPLLLLTFLSVALLVYRVFQWPAEAFLTDAVLAALLINLLLAGTFLSRLIGAYSYVSSLIKRLESCNSPPHGQDYNKTFSRNRAISIGGALIVFPVLVIVFGNLAVSYITSPPGVPEGAELPVLQLADIIEEDLVPYINEGEEESFYRERWGIIVPEQYSLRESVSDPDHDWEPGNSGTSYLWSYRYTARTERLSGRLAESMVAEYSRHSPLEDYEPMESTDFEDLWVSENHLMSAVIARSGRDVFYVQYSGDEPVNILADSIAEKLQE
- a CDS encoding DUF6612 family protein; amino-acid sequence: MGKITLFPLTAVILAFVLLTGITGTVSANEDTPTAEELLQNSYEAMEDLNSFSTRIAMEQLFLTAGQEEPIHTKSLIEQDVVANPFNMYQKTENAAAPDAGIEEDTVTEAYWTEDAIYQQDPDGSWIKISNEITGAPSVNFVENPADEARHMAGLSDKMSVYEEDGYYILVFDGSGEEFLNNTQEALAAMEDEVYGDIMAGTMEGMTIDTLDYQMIIDKESHFLSYVTMEMEITMETEAGSEQSKQRTSTEYINFNGLDSISLPDQVEEEAVDLDELIKEETDGAGEAAAGTAPDNDDEGVSNNIGEAAAAGENKKDVNEEVKDAQAADANAENVDNEAEVSEAGSGSKETASASVSSEKGEEAETETASGSDASATNALYPVGLLAGILFAGIGGAILVARKKRAG
- a CDS encoding STAS/SEC14 domain-containing protein; protein product: MIRKLWREGNVLTFKAAGTMTEEDNEKAFDEIRKAIRQHGKVNLIVWLPEMAKPEASAVNNRLRFAREHGGDIERYAIVGDQKTVKLLSSVADKITDMDLQYFPEDEEEKAREWVLETQQRSQ